One segment of Solanum stenotomum isolate F172 chromosome 1, ASM1918654v1, whole genome shotgun sequence DNA contains the following:
- the LOC125845476 gene encoding NAD(P)H-quinone oxidoreductase subunit K, chloroplastic-like, whose translation MAKGGIGMVLAPEYSDNKKKNGKNKIETVMNSIQFPLLDRTAPNSIISTTLNDLSNWSRLSSLWPLLYGTSCCFIEFASLIGSRFDFDRYGLVPRSSPRQSDLILTAGTVTMKMAPSFPIDIDFCNCR comes from the coding sequence ATGGCGAAAGGGGGCATTGGAATGGTCTTAGCTCCTGAATATTCAgacaataaaaagaaaaacggAAAAAATAAGATTGAGACAGTTATGAATTCCATTCAGTTTCCTTTACTTGATCGAACAGCcccaaattcaattatttcaacTACATTAAATGATCTTTCAAATTGGTCAAGACTCTCTAGTTTATGGCCGCTTCTCTATGGTACCAGTTGTTGCTTCATTGAATTTGCTTCACTAATAGGTTCACGCTTTGACTTTGATCGTTATGGACTCGTACCAAGATCGAGTCCTAGACAATCGGATCTAATTTTAACAGCCGGAACAGTAACAATGAAAATGGCCCCTTCTTTTCCAATAGATATTGATTTTTGCAATTGCAGATAA
- the LOC125842974 gene encoding 30S ribosomal protein S2, chloroplastic, translated as MTRRYWNINLEEMIDAGVHFGHGTRKWNLKMAPYISAKHKGIHITNLTRTAHFLSKDCDLVFDATSRGKQFLIVGTKNKAADSVEWAAIRARCHYVNKNWLGSMLTNWSTTETRLHKFRDLRMEQKTGRLNRLPKRDAAMLKRQLSRLQTYLGGIKYMTRVPNIIIIVDQHEEYTALRECITLGIPTICLTDTNCDPDLADISIPANDDAISSIRLILNKLVFAICEGRSSYIRNP; from the coding sequence ATGACAAGAAGATATTGGAACATAAATTTGGAAGAGATGATAGATGCAGGAGTTCATTTTGGTCATGGTACTAGGAAATGGAATCTTAAAATGGCGCCTTATATCTCTGCAAAGCATAAGGGTATTCATATTACAAATCTTACTAGAACTGctcattttttatcaaaagaTTGTGATTTAGTTTTTGACGCAACAAGTAGGGGAAAACAATTCTTAATTGTTGGTACCAAAAATAAAGCAGCTGATTCAGTAGAGTGGGCTGCAATAAGGGCCCGGTGTCATTATGTTAATAAAAACTGGCTTGGCAGTATGTTAACGAATTGGTCCACTACAGAAACAAGACTTCATAAGTTCAGGGACTTGAGAATGGAACAAAAAACAGGGAGACTCAACCGTCTCCCGAAAAGAGATGCAGCTATGTTGAAAAGACAATTATCTCGCTTGCAAACATATCTGGGCGGGATTAAATATATGACAAGGGTACCCAATATTATAATCATCGTTGATCAGCACGAAGAATATACGGCCCTGCGAGAGTGTATTACTTTAGGAATTCCAACAATTTGTTTAACCGATACAAATTGTGACCCGGATCTCGCAGATATTTCAATTCCAGCTAATGATGACGCCATATCCTCAATCCGATTAATTCTTAACAAATTAGTATTCGCAATTTGTGAGGGTCGTTCTAGCTATATAAGAAATCCTTga